A region of Cyanobium sp. ATX 6F1 DNA encodes the following proteins:
- a CDS encoding RpoD/SigA family RNA polymerase sigma factor: MPSIPIASADGTSTLGGGTDLVRSYLRDIGRVPLLSHEQEITIGRQVQELMALEEVVEELEMRQGAKPSEAEWAAAAQLELPVLKRKLANGRRAKERMVAANLRLVVSVAKKYTNRNMELLDLIQEGTIGLVRGVEKFDPTRGYKFSTYAYWWIRQGITRAIAEKSRTIRLPIHITETLNKLKKGQRELSQELGRTPTVSELAVAVELPEEEVKDLLCRARAPVSLEMKVGDGDDTELLDLLQGDAQLPEQAVDSACLRGDMRTLLEQLPEIQGRVLKMRYGIDVEEPMSLTSIARTLGMSRDKTRNLERRGLEAIRARSRQLEGYLVA, translated from the coding sequence ATGCCTTCCATCCCCATTGCCTCGGCCGATGGCACATCCACCCTGGGCGGTGGCACGGACCTGGTCCGCTCCTACCTGCGCGACATCGGTCGCGTGCCCCTGCTCAGCCATGAGCAGGAGATCACCATCGGCCGCCAGGTGCAGGAGCTGATGGCGCTCGAGGAGGTTGTCGAGGAGCTGGAGATGCGCCAGGGCGCCAAGCCCTCCGAGGCCGAATGGGCCGCCGCCGCCCAGCTGGAGCTTCCCGTGCTCAAGCGCAAGCTGGCCAATGGCCGCCGCGCCAAGGAGCGCATGGTTGCCGCCAACCTGCGGCTGGTGGTGAGTGTGGCCAAGAAGTACACCAACCGGAACATGGAGCTGCTGGATCTGATCCAGGAGGGCACCATCGGCCTGGTGCGTGGCGTCGAGAAGTTCGATCCCACCCGCGGCTACAAGTTCTCCACCTACGCCTACTGGTGGATTCGCCAGGGAATCACCCGGGCGATCGCCGAGAAGAGCCGCACGATCCGGCTGCCGATCCACATCACCGAAACCCTCAACAAGCTCAAGAAAGGTCAGCGCGAGCTGAGCCAGGAGCTGGGCCGCACCCCCACCGTCAGTGAGCTGGCCGTGGCCGTGGAGCTGCCCGAAGAAGAAGTCAAGGATCTGCTCTGCCGCGCCCGAGCGCCCGTGAGCCTGGAGATGAAGGTGGGCGATGGCGATGACACCGAGCTGCTGGATCTGCTCCAGGGCGACGCCCAACTGCCCGAGCAGGCGGTCGACAGCGCCTGCCTGCGGGGCGACATGCGCACCCTGCTGGAGCAGCTGCCCGAAATCCAGGGCCGGGTGCTGAAGATGCGCTACGGCATCGATGTGGAGGAGCCGATGAGCCTCACCTCGATCGCCCGCACCCTGGGCATGAGTCGCGACAAGACCCGCAACCTCGAGCGTCGTGGGCTGGAGGCGATTCGCGCCCGTTCGCGCCAGCTGGAGGGCTATCTGGTGGCTTGA